Within the Oncorhynchus clarkii lewisi isolate Uvic-CL-2024 chromosome 2, UVic_Ocla_1.0, whole genome shotgun sequence genome, the region TGGagtggtacactcttagaaaaaatagttccaaaagggttctttggctgtccccataggagaaccctttgggttccaggtagaatccatataggttccaggtagaaccgttttgggttccatgtagtaccctctgtagaaagggttctacatggaacccgaaagggttctacctgaaaccaaaaagggatcttcaaagggttctcatatAGGGACAAacaaagaaccctttaaggttctagatagcacacgTTTTTTTTTAGAGCATAGTGGTTCTgtaatggacagaaacagaggtaattaatacacacacaccgaATGAATAGACCAGGGCACAAATGCATAGATACAGAATCTTACAGAATATAGCAGTAGTAAATGTGAAAGGACTGTATAGATTGCATATGCCATCTGCAGAGTAACACACAGCACAGTAAACTCAACATACAATAGACAATAATAGTAACTAACTATGAAGAACAATACACAAACGTCACACAACTCACTTTGAACACCCACACCATCCCACAAGTCCAGAGATATGAGTGAGTCCAGTTGTTGATGGGCAGAGGCAGATGTTGCTCTCTGCCACTGCTTGATGGAGACTGACAGTATAGTGTGACCTGCAGAGTCAAGACGATGGGCAGATATCCGGACCTCTAGTAACCTCCCTAGCGATCACACAGGTCACACAGGTCAGAGGGAGTTTGAGGGGCAGGTTTTTGTTACCCACTAGAGTCTAGATTCTCAGGCTCCGGTCATGGGGGATGGGGAGTGGAGTGTGGAGCTTAGAGTTGTGTGGTGCTGATAACAGTCATCGGCAGGGAACTCGTAACAATCATCTTTAGTTTATTTGACCCTGAAATGAATGTGATTTATGCATACCTGTGGTCTAAATGATTAAGTGTTTTGTGGGGTAAATTATATCTGTTTTGAAACTGTCACCTGCAACAAGACAAGCAGTCAGGATGTGTTTTTTTCTCTTCAGCCAGGCTTCAAGCCAGACGTGATATAGACGTCCAGGGGAAATTTTCCATTGAACTCTGTGACACTGCTATGTGTGTGAGCGTAATCTAATCAGGTCTGTACAAAACCTGAAGGCACAGAACAGAACAATAGCCTACATGGTGGCAGAGGGGAGATTTCGGACATTGTCACATGCCAAAATAGAACAGGCGTGCTAGTAAAATATGTAAACCTTGATTAAagagcaacaaaaaaataaaacccCTGCCAACACTGAGGCCAGCTGTGTCCCAGTAACGTGGCTGTAATTCTAATCAAGTTTTCCCACTCACAAAATGTGTTCCTAACACATTGAGGTTCATTGTATTTTCCAACATCAAATACAGTCAAAAAGCAATCATATTTGTCACAAAACAGCTGAGTCACTCTCACAAGGTGTCCTACCTACActtatagagagagacagatgtttACTGATGTGCCTGGCTACCCTTTAGCGCACCACAGCTACATGTCCCAGTAGAATTTGCCAGTAAAGTTCCTCCATATCGGCTGTCTGTCacaaactgtatatagcctcgttattgttatgtcattttcttgtgttacttttagaTACAAAAAAAAcccttttgtttatttagtaaatatttcttgaactgcaggTGGTTTTAAGAGCTTgtacgtaagcatttcacagtaaggtctacctacacctgttgtattcagcatttcacagtaaggtctacctacacctgttgtattcagcatttcacagtaaggtctacctacacctgttgtattcagcatttcacagtaaggtctacctacacctgttgtattcagcatttcacagtaaggtctacctacacctgttgtattcggcatttcacagtaaggtctacctacacctgttgtattcggcatttcacagtaaggtctacctacacctgttgtattcagcatttcacagtaaggtctacctacacctgttgtattcagcatttcacagtaaggtctacctacacctgttgtattcggcgcatgtgacaaatacaatttgatttgtggTGATCCCAACACTTGGCATTACTGAATCTGCTGGTGGTAACATATCTAAACATGCACTCTAAGAAGTCTGACTGGGGCTGAAATATAATTAATTAAGACTAAATACATTATCATAAAGAGAGAGAATCTAACTTGATTACTTCCCCTTAATGCAATTCATCTCCGGCACCTGCTTTGATTTGATATGCCTTGCTCCTGGCATCCCAAGGGGGGATTTCATTGCCATCTTATGCTTGTGTAATTACCATCAAATGGTGTGCACACAGACTCACCCTGAAGAGTCATTTGAAGATAATCAATAGATTGACTGGTTCCGTTGAATGAGCACCAATTATGGGACTCTACCTTCTCATAGAATGGAAGAGGTGGCGACAGGCCAGGAATCACTGATGGTGTGGTTGGGATTTATTACAAACAATGGAGAGGTCTATTTGCAGATTTATTTGCAGATTTATTCCCTATTATTTACTATAATATAGGTTTATTGTTTGAAATATGGCTGAACAGTCTAGCATGGGAGCCTTCCCCTTCAGGCCTTCTTCTTAGTAAAGCTTCTTGGAGTAGGGCGAAGACAAGTTGGCCCTTGACGCTGATcctgggtcagtttagcattttactCACTAATGGGGTTGGGCGAGGGGaaactgatcctaggtctgtaccAATGGGGAACGTCACCCTGGAGCGGAATTCTCCCAATCCATTGTCTGTGGAATTCATGAGTTGCTGTCCGCTTCAATGGTGCTGAATCTCGAATCCGCTTTAGCACCATTGAACATTTTACTCTTTTGACAAAGTCCAAATTTGAGTCATAAGGAGACATATTTTCCTGCATCACAATTCATATTACAGGCCTACGGCATAAGGACTCAGTTGGCCAAAAAGAAAGCAATAAGGGTGATATGTTTTGGCACAATCATACATTACACAATAACTTATCCATCCCAGGGTTGCAGACATCCTGCAGGGAGGAAGAAGGGGAATGCCTTGTATCTTCCTCCCACCCTGTTCCTGAAGCCGCGCCCGTATTAAGTGAAGAGAGGCTCGAAGGTTGCAATGCATGTTCCCAGATAGGGCaactcctcctttccttcctcacaCACCTGAGAGAGAGTACCAGGGTCCTCGCAGCACACCACAGCCTATCTCTTTCATGCAAAGTAACGCCCATTAGCAGTTTGGCAAGACGCCAGTTACTTTGGGAACCAAATCTAGGGCGGGGGGCGCGCACGGCGCGTGTGACGGGCAGCTGACGTTTCCAACTGTCCTCTCCCGCAACGGTAGATGCACACTGTGGATGTTTGTATAAGCGCTGGAGACGGCAGTTTTCGGCATTTTATTTAACGACGGCCACGCATCGTCAGTTGCCTTGCATCCCCACGGAACATCATGCGAGTAGGAGCGACGCACCCAATGCCATGCTGAGCAACTCCCCGACTTTTCTGCTGGCTCTGACCACGGTAGCCGGACTACTCCAGCGGTGCCACGGCTGGAGCGACGAGGACCTCCTGTTACCCCCCATCAACTCCACCAACAGATTCTTGGCCAACTTGGAGGTGGACGTGCACTACTCGAAGAGATCCATGGAGGAGAGCGAAGCCTCCTCGTCAGACACTTCGTTACAGCCGTTGCCACATTGCAACGTCAGCGTGCAGAGACTTTTCCCCACCTCGCTGATGGCTCGTTGGGACAGCAACTTCGGTTTCCAGTGCGATGTGTTTATATATACCGCCAATAACAATGGAAGGGCTTTTTTCTCTGCTGCTATCAACAGAGCCATCTCACCTGTTCTCATCGAACACCTCGGAGTCACCGGCGGCCAGCAGGAGTTTAGACTGTGTGTTGGATGTGGCATGTCACGATACCGGCGATTCGGCAAGTCAAAGGCTCAGCAGACGGGGGATCCCATCAATTTCTGCTGTGTTGACTTCAGCCTTGACGAACTAAATGGGGACAAAAGTTGGAGATTGAACCGTAAACCCATCGAGTCAACTCTTGTGGCTTGTTTCATGACTCTAGTGATAATAGTGTGGAGTGTTGCTGCCCTCATATGGCCGGTGCCTATTATTGCAGGATTTCTGCCCAACGGAATGGAACAGAGACGGCCGAGATAAAGAATTATCCAATTCTGGAGATAAGCCCCCAAGCCAATAGGCTAAAAATACTGTAGAATACATATTTCAACGGTTTTTTTCACATTCTACCCGTATAAAAGAATGTCCGTTTCCAATTTTACCGTTTAGAATGAAAGAGTGTATTTTTGGTTTTGGTCTATTTCCTATTAATAGGCCTTCACTATAAGAATACCAAAAGTTTTAAAGATAGGTTGTGGTATTGTAAATCTAGCCTCTGTATTACATTGTCTATAATAGGTGCATATGTAAAGTGTGTTAACATTTCACTGTAAACGGTGTTCGTATGGTTTTAAATCTTTGTAGGATTATTGCCTATGGCCCtggcagtggtgtagtggtgcctgaAGAAGTGGGTATACTCTAATTTTGCCAAAAATGTCCCAAACGGTCCAGCCCGGCAAAGGAAAGGTGCCCTGTGTGAAAAATTCTATGAGAAACAGTGACATACATTCTGTATTACCTAAAATTATATATTCCATATTGGTCTTTCACAGtcagaccaacccaagctgtactgtgcaaGTAGGCTAATTGTAGACATACTATTGAAACAGATAAATTAGGCTGTCAACTGAGTCAGAAATTCAAAGGTTTCAGATCTATTTATTTATATTCAGATTTTCACTCTCAAAGTCACAATTTGTTTTATAGAAAAACAACTAAATTTGATGTTCTATGTCCATAACAATTCTTTCAAAGTCCATAACAATGTCCATAACAataccacatcaggagaccacttttgagctCTGGAAAATATCTAAGATAAACTATTTTTGTGTAGTTGCACTTTAATAATTCCAGTGTGAtggcacctagcactgttgtttatTAGTGGTGTTTCTGTAGCACGCAAGATGGaatttgcaaaacaaatggccactggattaaTGCAAATAATCATCATATCATTCTGCCATGtgggcataggctactttgtagctagttaacatttcccagtttttgggaaagcctttccatctaccagaagacggCTTATTGTTAGCATCACTATTTTTCCTgttacttaattgtttgaaacctagATGTTTTACTCCGTATTATGAGGCATGCCTTAGCATTTCTTCAATGGAGCCTATAGCCAAAATCCCACCATAGAAAGGAGGAGGCAATTATTTGATAAAGACTTCCTCATATGCATTATCCTGTTCTTTCAACTTTATTTCATTGTCTAGCAGCCAAATGCATTATCCTATTCATATTAGCAACTGATGAAGGTTGTTGTATCTTTAGATCTCCCATAGTATCTACATTTCTTATGGATATTTCAATCTCCATCCATGAAACCTCTCACATATGcggtgcacattttagaatggtaTTTTCCTGCTAATTTCATTTTGGAACATTCCCGTGTAGGCCTACCGCCATGTGCCCATTGCTGCatctaaaatgtgaagaaatagtttatcaacatttaatTTAAGCATGAAGAAATACACGCAATGCCCACTGAAAACCTGTGCATACCCTCCGCTACACACACCACTGAAGCCTGCTATTTGTTGTGTTTATGTAGAGAGAAATTATAGTTTTCTCATGAACTTGAATGAAAAAGTGTGCTGTAATACGTGGTGGGTAGATCTTGTCAAGAGTAAATGCATAAATGTCATAGGCCTACCTGAATTTATTTTGGATGTTGTATCAAATATTTTGACGTATAGGCAACCCCTCTCTGATATTGTTTAAGATTATTTATGTTAGCTTTATCTATATAACACAATTAAATCTAAGCTGATaacatatttgtatttatttgtatgaGATAACATGAGTGaataaataatttttttttttttttttttacataattcgGAGGTGAGGAGACCTATTTATTTTGAACTAACGGCTTCGTGGCCGATTACACGAATAGACTGGTTCGGTGAAATGTGCTATGGACTGTAACTGAAAGAGAAACGACAATGCTCCATTCTCTGTTTGAGAGAGCTTCAGGGAATAGCAGCTGGGAATTTGCATTCATCTTTCAAATGTGAGTAGGCGATGAGAATATTTAGGTAAGCAAGTTGATGTGCTTATGTGTTTCTGAGTAACACACAAACCACTGTGTACAAACTGGTTGAATTTGTCAACACATGGAATCTACAGCTACAgcttgtttcaattcaacccagggttaaaaaaaaaataaaatagaccatacatacatacatacctgaAACCTAGGGTTTCAAGCTTTGTTTGAGTTCAAATTTAATCTTCAAATGAATAATTTAAATGTTATGTTGGACTCACGTCTCCACCTCAACCAAAAAGCATGATTAAAGAGTAGGACTAAATCAAAcgttaaatgcactttaaatacagTTTTATTGGATGTAATCCTATTTAACTTTGATtattggttgagatggagatgtgaatccaacatataaaatattaatttgtagacaaactggaattaacgCCAGACTAAATCAGCGGCACAAAATATATATCTCCTTCAAATagtgatatttggttgcgttgacaacaaAACACAATTTAATATCACTTTTGcgatacagtaaatagcctaataacttgtcgacaagttaacaaattgtatgttggattcacgtctccaactaaaccaaaaataaacgttaaagaataggattaagccagtggctcagaggAAACTATCAAAGCATTCGATATCctttaaatgtagatttttggttgtgttgtcaaccaaacacaattcaatattacttttgtaatagAGTAAATAGCCCCAAACGAAGTATATTTTACCatctaatgtaacagtatttattcaaccttaaaatgagtaacacatccatggtcACAACGTGAAGTTAACCTACTGTAGCTATAAATGGCTTCGTATGTCATCATTGAAAGTGTACATGTTCAAGATAGCACGCAAATgttgcaggtctgtggagatcttgtAAGGGTTGTcgtcgggagaaagagaggaggaccaatgcgcagcgtggtaaatgttcatgatgatgtttaattaaaactcagaacactaaacaataaaTTACAACGTGAATTTACCGaaccagtaccgtgtggcccaaacactcacacggaaacaaacacccacaaaccaaaagtgaaacccagtctacctaagtatgattctcaatcagggacaacaattgacagctgcctctgattgagaaccatactaggccgaacacagaaaccaacatagaaaaacaaacatagactgcccaccccaactcacgccctgaccatactaaaacaaaaacaaaggaactaaggtcaaaaCGTGacagatcttcacaattgctataataatctgtgcagaatctcgaacagcattgatcacttgcactgtGTACTTtcatgtaatctcaactgcaatccaggtaatTTGGTTGTGCTATGAGATTAACCCATTTAATCCCACATTTTTCCCAGACATGAAAATATCCAAATCTTGTGTCATTAGTAAGCTTTTGAAATAATCAATCATATTGTTTTAAAGTTTTCATGGAAAAGTAGGTATAAGGGTGTATTTTATAGCCGTGGGATAATGTGATGTATACTGAATTAACATATTTCTCCTATGCACTCATGAAAATGCTTATATATcccagcccagttattaacacatttaaaactctgTCACTGGCAGTCCCCAGCATTGCTACTAGAATGCCCCATCACATTCTAGTGTGACTATTTTACATATCAAAAACCCTTATACAACATGATATGAATACTGAGAGAAAAAACAAAAATCAACAACCATCAATGTATTTCAACGTTGTTACTTTAGTGCAACATGTACTGAAACATTAATAATGTAACTTTATTGTAACATTTTAACTTGTACTTTAGTGCAATATTCATTGTAACATTGTCTTTGTGACATTTTAGTGCAACATTCACTAACAACTGTATAGCAGTCGTGTGTCATTCATTCACATTGAACATAAAGGTAACATTTAGGATAGGGGTAGCCTGTAGAACATGCATTCAGGTAGaggcctacactgaacaaaataatatatatatatatatatatatatatatatattatacacatacatatatatacacatacatacatacatacacacacacacacacacacacacacacacacatatatatatatgaggtAGGCTTCAGGTAGGCTTCAGAACCAAGTGCACGATTAGTTTGTGCATCACTATCTTGAACTACGATCAGTCAGATGCTGTAATACAGTATGTCTTAAATCAATTGATCCTCTTTTCCAAAAACATTTCAGTCATTTTGATTGTCTTTTTCCATTTTTCGTcgacttttcttttcttcctagagtccgttgtactgcttctcctcaccctttattgacttttctatttttctttcattgGCTTTTTCAGCCCTATTTCATTCTCTCTCATCTACTTTTCTGCTGTCCATGGTATATCTTGAAGCACTCAATGTGCAGTGGCGCTTTGCATTTCTCACATGCATAGGTAGTGCGTTTGTCACAATGACGACATCTGTGGAACCGGTGCATCGTGTTGATTGGCCAGTGAGAAGCTTTTTCATATCTTGCCTGATCTTTAATAGTAGCAGCCAGTAGAGATCTCCTTCCGTGGCTCAGTGGTTTCGTGCCAAACATTTGCATAAGAGACTGTGCCACTATCCATGAGAAGGTGAGCAGGTTGATGGTCCCTCCCATAACATCTCTGTAAAATAAATGGCTGTTTACGAGTGCACTGTTGAGAGACCATGCAAAGATGGGCCACCACCACTTCTTAGACCTGATGGAAATATGGTATCTTGAAACCTGTAGGTTGTGAAGTTTAAAACCACCCATATGCTCATTGTATCGGTTGATGCATTTTGGTTGTGGGACTTTGTCAAAAGGCACGTCGCTCCTTGTTCCATCTCTTGACAGAGGTCTCACTGCATTTCTCCTCCATGTTTGTTGCCACTGTGACAATGTTATTGTCTTTCTAACGGACCAGCACCTTGTCTCCTTGGGTCAGAACCTCAGAGGTTCCCCGGGGTAACTTCATGAAGTCCTTCTGTGGCTTGAATGGGACATCAAACAGACGATTTTGCCTCATCGTTCCAGAGCTCCCATATCCTCTTTTTGTCATTTCATCGAGGAGTGCAAGCGAAGTGAAGAGGTTGTCATGAAGGATCTTGCAACCTTGAGGCACCTGAGATTGCTCTGCAACACCAAGAACGACACTGGGTCCATGACCCAACCCAGTCTCAGGGAGGAGAGTGTGGGGTGGTGAGGGGTAGGTCATCATCACTGATAATGTTGTTCCTGTCATGATCAGTTTGCATAGGTTCATTTGCCTGGCTGGCAaatggcctgtctccccctcataATCCATATCTGACCCATCGCTTGTCTGGGCAGTCACCTCGATCCAACATATCCAGAACTTGACACAAAGTGAAACTAAAAGAAATAACAGAGTAGAAAGTTAGGTCAAACAAGAACTATGTAtgtgtatatctatatctatacctagaTGCACTGTGTTATCCTGCTGGTCACTATTGTTGCTGTCAACATGTTTACACATTCTATGACCACACTGAACAAAGTTGAGTAATTGCAAATGCATATATCAATACTAGACACCTTAAAGATGACGTATACCAAAAATATTTTTCCTATCTGAATGTTAACATACTTTACTAACCTTTTGTTTGGGAGCTTTAATGCAGCCATCGTCTTCTCATGGTGCAACCAGGAAGTAAACAGCTCTGGTCATGTGACAA harbors:
- the LOC139380173 gene encoding transmembrane protein 158-like; this translates as MLSNSPTFLLALTTVAGLLQRCHGWSDEDLLLPPINSTNRFLANLEVDVHYSKRSMEESEASSSDTSLQPLPHCNVSVQRLFPTSLMARWDSNFGFQCDVFIYTANNNGRAFFSAAINRAISPVLIEHLGVTGGQQEFRLCVGCGMSRYRRFGKSKAQQTGDPINFCCVDFSLDELNGDKSWRLNRKPIESTLVACFMTLVIIVWSVAALIWPVPIIAGFLPNGMEQRRPR